From a single Candidatus Brevundimonas phytovorans genomic region:
- the rraA gene encoding ribonuclease E activity regulator RraA: MTPATADLCDAHPDKVKVCHVPFRSFGQVTAFHGPIRTLSVLDDNALVRQALERPGQGAVLVVNGGGSLKRALVGDNLARLAIDNGWAGIIVFGAIRDSAVIDSMGIGIRAVGAIPLRADRDAIGEIDIPTAFGGVIFTPGDWLYADADGVIVAPHRLHD; encoded by the coding sequence ATGACCCCCGCCACCGCCGACCTCTGCGACGCCCATCCTGACAAGGTGAAGGTCTGCCATGTCCCGTTCCGCAGCTTCGGGCAGGTCACGGCCTTCCACGGCCCAATCCGCACCCTCAGCGTGCTGGACGATAACGCCCTGGTCCGCCAGGCGCTGGAGCGGCCCGGCCAGGGCGCGGTTCTGGTGGTCAACGGCGGCGGTTCGCTGAAGCGCGCCCTGGTCGGCGACAACCTGGCCAGGCTGGCCATCGACAACGGCTGGGCCGGGATCATCGTCTTCGGCGCCATCCGCGACAGCGCCGTGATCGACAGCATGGGCATCGGCATCCGGGCCGTCGGCGCCATCCCCCTGCGCGCCGACCGCGACGCCATCGGCGAAATCGACATCCCCACCGCCTTCGGCGGCGTCATCTTCACCCCCGGCGACTGGCTCTACGCCGACGCCGACGGGGTCATCGTCGCGCCGCATCGCCTGCACGATTAG